Proteins from a single region of Fundulus heteroclitus isolate FHET01 chromosome 12, MU-UCD_Fhet_4.1, whole genome shotgun sequence:
- the LOC105928380 gene encoding transcription factor BTF3, producing MKESIMNQEKLSKLQAQVRIGGKGSARRKKKVVHRTATADDKKLQFSLKKLGVNNISGIEEVNMFTNQGTVIHFNNPKVQASLAANTFTITGHAENKQLTEMLPGILNQMGADSLTSLRRLAETLPKPAGENKAPMVAVEEEDDEVPDLVENFDEASKNEAN from the exons ATGAAGGAGTCGATAATGAACCAGGAGAAGCTTTCCAAACTGCAGGCGCAGGTCCGCATAGGCGGCAAG GGGTCAGCCCGGAGGAAGAAGAAGGTGGTGCACAGAACAGCTACAGCAGATGATAAGAAGCTGCAGTTTTCGCTGAAGAAACTAGGGGTCAACAACATCTCTGGTATTGAGGAG gtGAATATGTTCACAAACCAGGGGACGGTGATCCACTTCAACAACCCAAAGGTTCAGGCCTCCTTGGCTGCCAACACGTTCACAATCACAGGACACGCTGAGAACAAACAGCTGACTGAGATGCTTCCGGGAATCCTCAACCAGATGGGAGCTGATAGTCTCACCAGCCTCAGGAGACTAGCAGAGACCCTTCCCAAACCAG CTGGAGAGAACAAAGCCCCCATGGTTGCTGTCGAAGAGGAAGACGACGAGGTTCCCG atctTGTGGAGAACTTTGATGAAGCGTCAAAGAACGAGGCGAACTAA